The following proteins come from a genomic window of Candidatus Dependentiae bacterium:
- a CDS encoding type II toxin-antitoxin system Phd/YefM family antitoxin — translation MKKANLHEAKTNLSKLVELVAKGQEVIICKADIPVAKLAAFDSNKKKRELGSWAGKVVIEDDFDILPDDFMGHFQLKTSLKIFHSLPLIK, via the coding sequence TTGAAAAAAGCAAATCTTCATGAAGCAAAAACTAACCTTTCTAAATTAGTAGAACTGGTTGCCAAAGGCCAGGAAGTTATCATTTGCAAGGCTGACATTCCGGTAGCTAAACTGGCTGCATTTGATTCAAACAAGAAAAAACGTGAACTGGGATCTTGGGCGGGAAAAGTTGTCATCGAAGATGATTTTGATATATTACCCGATGATTTCATGGGACACTTCCAATTAAAAACATCGTTGAAGATATTCCATTCATTACCGCTAATAAAATAA